One Capricornis sumatraensis isolate serow.1 chromosome 8, serow.2, whole genome shotgun sequence genomic region harbors:
- the NOTUM gene encoding palmitoleoyl-protein carboxylesterase NOTUM — MGRGVRVLLLLGLLHWAGGGEGRKTWRRRGQQPPLPPPPPRAEAAPAAGQPVESFPLDFTAVEGNMDSFMAQVKSLAQSLYPCSAQQLNEDLRLHLLLNTSVTCNDGSPAGYYLKESKGSRRWLLFLEGGWYCFNRENCDSRYDTMRRLMSSKDWPRTRTGTGILSSQPEENPHWWNANMVFIPYCSSDVWSGASSKSEKNEYAFMGTLIIREVVRELLGKGLSGAKVLLLAGSSAGGTGVLLNVDRVAEQLEELGYPAIQVRGLADSGWFLDNKQYRRTDCIDTITCAPTEAIRRGIRYWNGVVPERCRRQFKEGEEWNCFFGYKVYPTLRCPVFVVQWLFDEAQLTVDNVHLTGQPVQEGQWLYIQNLGRELRNTLKDVPASFAPACLSHEIIIRSHWTDVQVKGTSLPRALHCWDRSLHDSHKASKAPLKGCPIHLVDSCPWPHCNPSCPTIRDQFTGQEMNVAQFLMHMGFDVQTVAQQQGLEPSKLLGMLSSGS; from the exons ATGGGCCGAGGGGTGCGCGTGCTTCTGCTGCTGGGCCTTCTGCACTGGGCCGGGGGCGGCGAGGGCAGGAAGACCTGGCGGCGCCGCGGCCAGCAGCCACCCctgccgccgcccccgccgcgggCCGAGGCGGCCCCGGCAGCCGGGCAACCGGTGGAGAGCTTCCCTCTGGACTTCACGGCCGTGGAGGGCAACATGGACAGCTTCATGGCACAGGTCAAGAGCCTGGCGCAGTCCCTGTACCCCTGCTCGGCGCAGCAGCTCAACGAAGACCTGCGCCTGCACCTCCTGCTCAACACGTCGGTGACCTGCAACGACGGCAGCCCGGCCGG CTACTACCTGAAGGAATCCAAGGGCAGCCGGCGATGGCTACTCTTTCTGGAAG GAGGCTGGTACTGCTTCAACCGGGAGAACTGCGACTCCCGATATGACACCATGCGGCGCCTCATGAGCTCCAAGGACTGGCCCCGCACTCGCACAG GCACGGGGATCCTATCCTCCCAGCCAGAGGAGAACCCCCACTGGTGGAACGCCAACATGGT CTTCATCCCCTACTGCTCCAGCGATGTGTGGAGCGGGGCTTCGTCCAAGTCTGAGAAGA ACGAGTACGCCTTCATGGGCACCCTCATCATCCGGGAGGTTGTGCGAGAGCTCCTGGGCAAAGGGCTGAGTGGGGCCAAGGTGCTGCTGCTGGCAGGGAGCAG CGCGGGGGGCACGGGGGTGCTGCTAAACGTGGACCGTGTGGCCGAGcagctggaggagctgggctATCCAGCCATCCAGGTGCGGGGCCTGGCTGATTCTGGCTGGTTCCTGGACAACAAGCAGTACCGCCGCACAGACTGCATCGACACCATCACCTGCGCGCCCACGGAGGCCATCCGCCGGGGCATCAG GTACTGGAATGGGGTGGTCCCGGAGCGCTGTCGGCGCCAGTTCAAGGAGGGCGAGGAATGGAACTGCTTCTTTGGCTACAAAGTCTACCCAACTCTGCGCT GCCCAGTCTTCGTGGTGCAGTGGCTGTTTGACGAGGCCCAGCTGACTGTGGACAATGTGCACCTCACGGGGCAGCCGGTGCAGGAGGGCCAGTGGCTGTATATCCAGAACCTGGGCCGTGAGCTGCGGAACACACTCAAGGATGTGCC GGCCAGCTTTgcccccgcctgcctctctcACGAGATCATCATCCGAAG CCATTGGACAGACGTCCAGGTGAAGGGGACCTCACTGCCCCGGGCGCTGCACTGCTGGGACCGAAGCCTCCATGACAGCCACAAGGCCAGCAAAGCCCCCCTGAAGGGCTGCCCCATCCACCTGGTGGACAGCTGCCCCTGGCCCCACTGCAACCCCTCGTGCCCCACCATCCGGGACCAGTTCACGGGGCAGGAGATGAATGTGGCCCAGTTCCTGATGCACATGGGCTTCGACGTGCAGACAGTGGCGCAGCAGCAGGGCCTGGAGCCCAGTAAACTGCTGGGGATGCTGAGCAGCGGGAGCTAG